The Candidatus Tanganyikabacteria bacterium DNA window AATGCCCGGCTCCCCTTGTATCGAGTATGTCCGCTAGAAAGCGCATCCGTACCGGCACCGTCTTCGCGGTGCCCCTGAATTCGGGGAGATACGCGATCGGCCTGATCGTGCGCGGGCCCAAGGCCCATGGCGTATTGGGCTATTTCTTCGAGGATGTCTTCGAGTCCGTGCCGACGCTCGATCAGGTTGGAGACCTGGCCCCTGCGCGTGCCGTCTGGATCGCGATCTTCGGCGACGGCGGGATCTTCAAGGGCGAGTGGCCGACCCTGGGCCTTCTTCGCGGGTTCAGGACCGCCGACTGGCCCTTTCCATGGTTGTACCTGGATAATGACGTGGGGGGCTACTTCAAGCAAAGGTTTTCCGAGGACGATCCATGTGATGAAATCGAGCGTGTCCGGGTGAGCAAGGAAGAAGTAGCGGGCCTCTTCCCAGGGTGGCTGTATGGCTATGTATCTCTGCAGAAAAAGCTTTCCCAGGTCCTGGGACAGGATGCGCCGAAGGAGCCCATCGCCGCCGCGGAAAACACCGCAAAGAGCGCCTGGGGAATCCTCCCTTTCGATAACGACGACGCCATGGACTGGCTCGGCGACCTCGCCGAGGCGGATGCGGCGGCCACCGAAGTGGCCACGGCCTTGCGCGCCGTGGTCGATGCCACTGGCTACCTGGACGCTCCGGATGCCGAGTGCGGCCTGGCGGCCGCCGAAGTCGTGGCAGCGGCAAGGGCGGGCATGCCCGAAGGGATCGCCTCGTCGGCGGGCGAGTACCTGAAGAAGTGGTTGCGGAGACACAAGAAGGAGTTGCTCGGGATCCCGGGTATCGATGGCCTGGCCATCCAGGCGGTCGATCGGATCCTGGGAGACGAATCGGAACTGCGGGATTCGTGGGACGAGACCGACCACGCCGAAGCCTGGCGTACCCGGGTGACTTCCTTGCGGGACCGCCTCGGGGCCGGCCGGTGAGGGGCTTGACGCGCCTCAGAGCGTCAGTC harbors:
- a CDS encoding DUF4259 domain-containing protein → MSARKRIRTGTVFAVPLNSGRYAIGLIVRGPKAHGVLGYFFEDVFESVPTLDQVGDLAPARAVWIAIFGDGGIFKGEWPTLGLLRGFRTADWPFPWLYLDNDVGGYFKQRFSEDDPCDEIERVRVSKEEVAGLFPGWLYGYVSLQKKLSQVLGQDAPKEPIAAAENTAKSAWGILPFDNDDAMDWLGDLAEADAAATEVATALRAVVDATGYLDAPDAECGLAAAEVVAAARAGMPEGIASSAGEYLKKWLRRHKKELLGIPGIDGLAIQAVDRILGDESELRDSWDETDHAEAWRTRVTSLRDRLGAGR